A single window of Watersipora subatra chromosome 9, tzWatSuba1.1, whole genome shotgun sequence DNA harbors:
- the LOC137404416 gene encoding transmembrane protein 201-like produces MPELLKLDFSEPIYCAGFVISIGISILLLFKLLRPYFNKSVVCWFCHEPFSVPYGNRNCWDCPFCEQYNGFTKDGGYNKPIPSQHNEDLNYLLNCTEKVQQSKVETSNRLCETCTRNQTMKVRQLANFTPTNEARFDEEVEVYKARLERVYRLCFSCQQRVHDELRRQNELMRPKLMKHLQRSRRAISQLSSMHRKQGSTRLAMLLISSLKVALLTVISLSLYVALSPILGCLRIKSLAALYHVLKTHQIHFQLAGVIFQLISLFMHLLTERWQLRDFINCVLWLLCYGHAVLLQRLLLPTLLSYQIIPASLLTIILLSTCMEGGRRHLLPLESRSTSPSGSSTWGSVVSNQSDSGVSEGQPNIRDVMCDEFDAMDCTASELSSLNIGVSPSKSQFTYGRPATPAPFIRPSALSSGRSSYGGSVRSFRTAPSMYNGYSPPPHLSRAPSYSSLCPPTNSSPPPSLPSYDGIANHFSTSPSVSNYMSIGSSPDSPTSSIYSHASQRVAPEKTSLFTQIMLGLSLGVNISIGAFLLGRYSVNGDLLSFV; encoded by the exons ATGCCTGAATTACTTAAATTGGACTTCAGTGAACCCATATACTGTGCTGGTTTTGTTATCAGCATTGGGATTtcaattttacttttgtttaagcTCTTACG ACCATATTTTAATAAGAGTGTTGTATGCTGGTTTTGTCATGAGCCTTTCTCAGTACCGTATGGAAACAGAAACTGCTGGGATTGCCCATTCTGcgagcaatacaatggcttcaCCAAAGATGGTGGCTACAATAAGCCAATTCCGTCACAACACAAT GAGGATCTGAATTACCTTTTGAATTGTACGGAGAAGGTGCAGCAGTCTAAAGTGGAAACTAGCAACAGACTCTGCGAGACTTGTACTCGCAATCAGACCATGAAAGTTCGACAGCTGGCTAACTTTACACCAACCAATGAG GCGAGATTTGATGAAGAAGTAGAGGTATACAAGGCAAGGCTAGAGAGAGTCTACAGGCTCTGCTTTAGCTGTCAGCAGCGAGTGCACGATGAACTACGGAGACAAAATGAACTTATGCGACCGAAATTGATGAAACACTTACAGCGCAGCAGACGTGCCATTTCGCAACTGTCATCAATGCATCGCAAGCAG GGCTCGACGAGATTGGCCATGCTTCTGATCTCAAGTCTGAAGGTAGCTTTACTGACAGTGATATCCTTGAGTCTATATGTAGCGCTGTCTCCCATTCTGGGCTGCCTTAGGATAAAGTCTCTGGCAGCGCTATATCATGTGCTAAAGACTCATCAAATTCATTTCCAACTGGCAGGGGTCATCTTTCAACTGATCTCTCTTTTTATGCACTTATTAACTGAAAG ATGGCAACTGCGAGATTTTATAAACTGTGTTTTATGGCTGCTCTGCTATGGACACGCGGTGCTTCTCCAGCGTCTCTTACTTCCAACACTTTTATCGTACCAAATTATTCCAGCTAGTCTGCTCACCATTATTTTGCTCAGCACCTGCATGGAAGGAGGACGTAGACACCTGCTGCCCCTGGAGAGCAG GTCGACAAGCCCTTCAGGTTCTAGTACTTGGGGTTCTGTAGTCAGCAACCAAAGTGATAGCGGGGTCAGTGAAGGCCAGCCCAATATTAGAGACGTTATGTGTGATGAATTTGACGCTATGGACTGCACCGCttcggagttatcttctctcaacATCGGGGTGTCTCCTAGCAAAAGCCAGT TTACATACGGTCGACCTGCTACCCCTGCTCCTTTTATCAGACCCTCAGCCTTGAGTTCTGGCAGATCATCATACGGGGGCAGTGTGCGGTCCTTTCGTACTGCACCTAGTATGTATAATGGCTATAGCCCACCGCCACATCTATCTAGAGCTCCATCTTATAGTTCACTATGTCCACCTACTAATAGCAGTCCTCCTCCTTCCCTGCCAAGCTATGATGGCATCGCTAACCACTTCTCTACTTCACCAAGTGTCAGCAACTACATGAGCATAGGCTCTTCACCTGATTCTCCTACCAGCTCCATCTACAGTCATGCTAGCCAGAGAG TTGCTCCAGAGAAAACATCTTTGTTTACACAAATCATGCTTGGACTTAGCCTTGGAGTGAACATTTCAATCGGAGCCTTTCTATTGGGACGTTACTCCGTGAATGGAGACTTGCTATCCTTTGTCTAA